A section of the Primulina eburnea isolate SZY01 chromosome 1, ASM2296580v1, whole genome shotgun sequence genome encodes:
- the LOC140842589 gene encoding uncharacterized protein isoform X3: MCNWRTGDSRGFAFVRYKYQEEAAKAVDKLDGRVVDGREIMVQFAKYGPDAEKIHKGRISEPVYKSKRRSRSRSPRPRHKDDYKDKDYRNRGRSRSRGRYERERERDVGKDRDRRHHGRSRSQSWSRSRSPAYRRDRGRGKYNDERRSRSRSYGSASPVHRSLSPRRSPSPRRSLSRDESPDAKNHKERSATPKSVSPRVIRDGSRSPSPGSEADE, translated from the exons GGCTTCGCATTTGTGCGATATAAGTATCAGGAAGAGGCtgcaaaggcagttgacaagctAGATG GAAGAGTTGTTGATGGGCGAGAAATAATGGTTCAATTTGCAAAGTATGGCCCGGACGCTGAAAAAAT TCACAAGGGGAGGATTTCAGAGCCTGTTTACAAGTCCAAAAGGCGATCTAGAAGTCGCAGTCCTCGGCCAAG GCACAAAGATGATTACAAGGACAAGGATTACCGGAATAGGGGCCGTAGTAGAAGTAGAGGTAGATATGAACGTGAACGTGAGCGTGATGTTGGCAAGGACAGGGATCGTCGGCACCATGGCAGGAGCAGGAGCCAAAGTTGGAGCCGCAGTCGGAGTCCTGCTTATCGTAGAGACCGTGGAAGAGGCAAGTATAATGATGAGCGACGCAGTCGAAGTCGGTCTTATGGAAG TGCTTCCCCTGTTCATCGCAGTCTAAGTCCTCGACGAAGCCCATCTCCAAGGAGATCTCTGTCCAGGGATGAAAGTCCAGATGCTAAGAATCACAAAGAACGATCAGCCACTCCAAAGAGTGTGTCTCCTCGTGTTATTCGTGATGGTTCTCGAAGCCCATCTCCAGGTTCTGAAGCTGAT GAATAA